In the genome of Cytophagia bacterium CHB2, the window TTGATCTCGCTGTCGTCGAGATTCCGCACGCCCAAAATGACCTCGTGCCCTGCTTTAGCCCAACCCGAAGCCAGCGCGCCGCCGACGTTGCCGGCGCCGATAATGGCGATTTTCATGATAGGCTCCTTGATATTTGAGGGGAGGACGGACTTTCTAGTCCGCCTGCGCATTGCGGACAGGAAGGTTCGCACTCCCTTTTTCATAACACTATTGGGGGAGGGCGGATTTTCTAATCCGCCTGCGCATAGCGGACAGAAATATCCGCGCTCCCATTACACCCCCAGCGCCTCAATCACCAACTTTGCCGCGTCCGCGCCGGAGTATTGCTGCTGTCCGGTGATCAATCTGCCGTCGCGCACAGCAAACGGCTTGAACATGCCGCCGGTGATGAAGTTGGTGTTGGCGAGCTTTTTCGCTTCATTCTCAATCCAAAAGGGCTGAATGCGCTTGCCCACGAAATTGTCGGCAAACTGCTCTTCGGAATTGGCGAAGCCCGTCCAGGTTTTGCCGTCGACCAAAAGTTTCCCGTCGCTCAATTTGGCTTTGAGCAGGACGCAGGTGGCGTGGCAAACCACCGCAACGACCTTGCCGGCTTCGTAGAAATCAGCAACGAATTTGTGCAGCTTCGCGTCATCGATGAAGGTATACATCGGCGACTGCCCGCCGGCGAGAAATAGCGCGTCGTAGTCGGAAATTTTTGCCTGCGCGAGGCTTTTGGTGTTTTCGAGGAGCGCCGCGTGTTTGGGGCTGCTCAAAAATCCCCAACTGATCAGATCATGCGCCGAATAGCCGCTCTCGTGACGCGGATCGCTGAAGCCGTCGAGCTGCAGCTTGCCGCCCTTCGGGCTGGCGATTTCAACTTGATAACCGTGTTCGGTAAACTCGAAGTAGGGATGCGTCAACTCGGCGGCCCAAAAGCCAATCGGCCAGCCGGTGGTTGTTGAAACCGCGGGATTGGCGGCGACCAGCAAGACTTTTTTCGGCTTGTTGGGATCGAAGACATTGATATTGGCGCTCATCATCACACCTTTCGGGTTTTGAAAATTAGTTGATTTTGTAATGCCTCAGTTGGGCGGAGGCCCGTAGCGCAGAGATCCTGCCTGCGCGCAAGAAAGAGCGCTTGCTCTATCGCTTATAATCGAGGCATTGCTGGAATTTCAAACTTCTGATTGCAAACTTAAAGGCAAATGGCTATTTTGTCAAGT includes:
- a CDS encoding type 1 glutamine amidotransferase domain-containing protein, with amino-acid sequence MMSANINVFDPNKPKKVLLVAANPAVSTTTGWPIGFWAAELTHPYFEFTEHGYQVEIASPKGGKLQLDGFSDPRHESGYSAHDLISWGFLSSPKHAALLENTKSLAQAKISDYDALFLAGGQSPMYTFIDDAKLHKFVADFYEAGKVVAVVCHATCVLLKAKLSDGKLLVDGKTWTGFANSEEQFADNFVGKRIQPFWIENEAKKLANTNFITGGMFKPFAVRDGRLITGQQQYSGADAAKLVIEALGV